A window of the Apteryx mantelli isolate bAptMan1 chromosome 23, bAptMan1.hap1, whole genome shotgun sequence genome harbors these coding sequences:
- the LOC136993993 gene encoding LOW QUALITY PROTEIN: uncharacterized protein (The sequence of the model RefSeq protein was modified relative to this genomic sequence to represent the inferred CDS: inserted 2 bases in 1 codon; deleted 2 bases in 1 codon; substituted 1 base at 1 genomic stop codon), translating into MEVTSLELPQPGAKSCLSAAQAEVISKAYIPAMYPLLPYQELRVEVTSHSPFQPQVCCYPISSPIRSDLTINIQALFLLLTYQELRIIQLGTFGVVTEQVGGGKRGLLTVHKPVFHLSKNIAEVHGLPNDKAYVAGKDVQARFYRDFLQRLNGTEQLVEALLGRESFQPSALPQVSSAAASFSLGFQGQLERDHEIVEFKTLRGARKESSRVQGLEFRRADLSLVRELVVGDPLEAGLSGKGAEKTGSFGDPGGTLLLILNGSMRSQDLQPAPRDSRGEPLIPGPKSSEQDPWERGPGQSSPAKPLVTLRLGNDEVEFLGDTGATYSVLNTCKGNFSHETVSVVGATGKQENWLFLQPLKFKLGKWVTHQFLYMPECPMPLTGRDLLDKLNTQIIFKNGEVQLLIPEAKAVEARIFMLRSTQKLEEEIPAEVDDAVIPVVWASGIPGRSKLAKPVKVVLKSGAKPVRQKQYPVKWEARKGLEELITKFLSYGRIXKPIKKQNGKEYRLVQDLRSVNQIVQDIHPVVASPYTLLTSLKESHKWFTVLDLKDAFFCIPLDKDSQAIFAFQWESPTTGRKTQLTWMVLPQGFKNSPTIFGNQVAKELESWKKENLEGTILQCVDDILLAAETRGECLQMTISLLNFLGQRGYRVTKSKAQVGKETVIYLGLEISQGQRRLGTDRKEAICQTPEPRTARELRVFLGMAGWCRLWIPNYGLLAKPLYEILKGSNENYILWTPKCQVAFRDLKKALMSAPALGLPDLSKPFVLFVHEXPHLTLGVLTQKLGTWRRAVGYFSKQLENVSKGWLGCLRAVAATVLLIQMVAALCEMGNGWPDMQWSPRHR; encoded by the exons gAACTCCGAATTATTCAGCTTGGGACCTTCGGTGTTGTAACTGAACAAGTTGGTGGTGGGAAGCGTGGCCTTCTGACTGTTCACAAACCTGTGTTCCACCTTTCAAAGaatattgcagaggttcacggcctcCCCAATGATAAGGCCTATGTTGCTG GAAAAGACGTGCAAgcgagattttacagagactttctgcagaggctaaatgggactgaacagctggtagaagctcttcttggg AGAGAATCCTTCCAGCCCAgtgcccttccccaggtctctagtgcagccgcatccttcagcctgggctttcaggggcagctggaaag agaccatgaaatagtggagttcaaGACCCTGAGGGGAGCGAGGAAGGAGAGTAGCAGAGTCCAGGGCCTGGAGTTCAGGCGAGCAGACCTCAGCCTTGTCAGGGAGCTGGTAGTGGGGGATCCCCTGGAGGCAGGTCTGAGCGGCAAAGGAGCTGAGAAAACTGGCAG ttttggcgacccaggtgggactctgcttctgatcCTCAACGGATCCATgagatcgcaggacctccagccggcaccgagggattctcggggagaacctctgatccctggaccgaagagctctgaacaagacccctgggaaag gggaccgGGGCAATCATCCCCAGCCAaacccctggttacactgaggctgggaaatgatgaagTAGAATTTTTAGGTGacacaggagccacttactctgtacttaatacttgtaaaggaaactttagccatgaaactgtaagcgttgttggtgctacagggaaacaagaaaattggctctttttgcagcctttaaaatttaaattggggaaa tgggtgactcatcaatttttatatatgcctgaatgtccgatgcccttgacgggtagggatttattggataagttaaACACAcagataatctttaaaaatggagaGGTGCAACTACTAATACCTGAAGCAAAAGCTGTGgaagcgagaatttttatgttacggAGCACGCAGAAACTGGAGGAGGAGATTCCTGCCGAAGTAGACGATGCAGtaataccagttgtatgggctagcggaattccaggtcggtctaaattggcgaaaccagtgaaggttgttctaaaatctggagctaaaccggtaagacaaaaacagtaccctgttaagtgggaggctagaaaagggttggaagaattaataactaaatttttgagtTATGGCAGAAT TAAACCCATAAAAAAACagaatggcaaggaatataggttggttcaggatttaagatctgtgaatcagattgttcaagatattcacccagtggtGGCTAGCCCATATACTTTGCTAACATCCCTAAAGGAgagccataaatggtttactgtgctTGATCTcaaggatgcctttttctgcatacctctagacaaagacagtcaggcaaTATTCGCCTTTCagtgggaaagccccaccaccggacgtaaaacacaacttacttggatggtgttacctcaggggttcaaaaatagtccaacaatatttggcaatcaAGTGGCCAAGGAActggaatcatggaaaaaggaaaatctggaaggaacaatactgcagtgtgtggatgacattttgttggctgcggagactaggggagagtgccTACAGATGaccataagcctgttgaatttcctaGGACAAAGAGGATATCGTGtgacaaaaagtaaggctcaagTAGGGAAAGAGACTGTGATTTATCTAGGTCTTGAGATTTCACAGGGACAACGAAGACTGGGAACCGACAGAAAAGAAGCGATCTGCCAAACtccagaaccaagaactgcacgagagctgagggtgTTCTTaggtatggccggatggtgccgaCTGTGGATTCCCAACTACGGGCTATTAGcaaaacccctttatgaaattcTGAAAGGGTCAAATGAGAATTACATACTATGGACCCCCAAATGCCAAGTAGCTTTCAGGGATCTAAAGAAGGCCCTGATGTCAGCACCTGCACTGGGACTGCCCgatttgtctaaaccctttgtGCTATTTGTACATGAATGACCACATCTCACCTTGGGTGTGCTGACTCAGAAAttgggaacgtggagaagagctgtagGATATTTCTCTAAACAACTGGAgaatgtgagtaaaggatggctagggtgtttgcgtgctgtagctgcaactgttcttttaatacagatggtagcagctttgtgcGAGATGGGAAACGGATGGCCGGATATGCAGTGGTCACCACGACACAGGTAA